The following coding sequences lie in one Bacillales bacterium genomic window:
- the larA gene encoding nickel-dependent lactate racemase encodes MNYNIPYGKRQLTFELDVDIECLMTQKTSVPTEKRELVKKAMKNPIGSAKLIDLARGKTNAVIVINDITRPSPSQLFVEEISRELNEAGIPDSKITLLVATGNHRANTKEELLGMIGREAYDRFTVINHDASDANQLVDLGETTRGLPVIVNRIVVESDLTILTGIITPHQSAGFSGGRKSIVPGVAGLKSLEMHHSFPIRPEYPVMGLMEKNTFHEEAVEAARKVGVDFIVNVVKNSDGAIVSVVAGDLVEAHAKGVEVCKEVWAVKVKEKFDVTIVSPGGYPKDFDMHQAQKALATAEMVTKPGGSIILVAECADGAGKFAQLLVDARDPQEVIDYFKSAGFNSKNHSSKAFMYARVLQKHDIYFVTDQMAPVELKKMFFIPSSTIESAYHNAAAKCGRQPKTALIPYAVDCLVQLNE; translated from the coding sequence TTGAACTATAATATTCCTTACGGAAAACGACAGTTGACTTTTGAACTCGACGTTGACATCGAGTGTTTGATGACGCAAAAAACTTCAGTACCTACAGAAAAAAGGGAACTTGTGAAAAAAGCAATGAAGAATCCGATCGGATCGGCGAAGCTCATCGATCTTGCACGAGGAAAAACAAACGCCGTCATTGTCATTAATGACATTACGCGTCCTTCACCTTCGCAATTGTTCGTGGAAGAAATCAGCCGGGAATTAAATGAAGCCGGGATTCCTGATTCGAAAATCACATTATTAGTCGCGACGGGAAATCACCGGGCAAACACTAAAGAGGAATTGCTCGGGATGATCGGTCGAGAAGCTTACGATCGTTTCACGGTAATCAATCATGATGCTTCCGACGCCAACCAATTGGTTGACTTAGGTGAAACGACACGCGGTTTGCCGGTGATCGTGAATCGCATCGTCGTTGAAAGCGACTTGACGATTCTTACGGGTATCATTACCCCTCATCAATCTGCAGGTTTCAGCGGCGGGCGAAAAAGCATCGTTCCAGGGGTCGCCGGCTTGAAGAGTTTGGAGATGCATCATTCTTTCCCGATTCGCCCGGAATACCCTGTCATGGGATTGATGGAGAAAAATACATTTCATGAAGAAGCGGTGGAAGCGGCAAGAAAAGTCGGGGTTGATTTTATCGTGAATGTCGTAAAAAACAGCGATGGAGCGATCGTATCGGTCGTTGCGGGCGATTTGGTCGAAGCTCATGCAAAAGGCGTGGAAGTGTGCAAAGAAGTTTGGGCGGTGAAGGTAAAGGAAAAGTTTGATGTAACGATTGTTTCTCCGGGCGGATATCCGAAAGACTTTGACATGCATCAGGCGCAAAAAGCGCTTGCCACCGCTGAGATGGTAACGAAACCCGGCGGTTCAATTATTCTTGTCGCAGAATGCGCGGACGGAGCAGGCAAGTTCGCACAGCTGCTTGTCGATGCTCGTGATCCCCAGGAAGTGATTGATTATTTCAAGTCGGCCGGCTTTAACAGCAAAAACCATTCGTCGAAAGCGTTCATGTATGCTAGGGTGTTGCAAAAGCATGACATCTATTTTGTAACAGATCAAATGGCCCCGGTAGAATTGAAGAAAATGTTTTTCATTCCGTCGTCAACCATTGAAAGCGCCTATCACAATGCGGCTGCCAAGTGCGGAAGACAGCCGAAAACGGCGCTCATTCCTTATGCAGTAGACTGTCTCGTCCAACTGAATGAATGA
- a CDS encoding RraA family protein, which translates to MSNQKAGQHKRAAIGTYEPPVVHPMAKRPDPTRFAPLRNIPGLSATVSDVLDELGYRLAVPAAKVPPLTRGNCIVGPAVTLRYLPERKAHQEGRRLAHQFVFSHSAQGDVIVIEGDRDAQYSVLGGLAASHAKKAKLAGILVDGAIRDVDQIIAMKLPVWSRGISCMTGQGRLEGFSVNQPISFCGVQVCPGDFVIADDSGICFVPIELADVVRRRVLTIYEEEVTMVLE; encoded by the coding sequence ATGAGCAATCAAAAGGCGGGACAACATAAGCGTGCAGCGATCGGTACGTACGAGCCGCCTGTCGTCCATCCTATGGCGAAACGTCCCGACCCAACACGATTTGCTCCTTTGCGAAATATACCCGGTTTGAGCGCAACGGTTTCCGATGTTTTGGATGAACTCGGGTATCGGCTCGCTGTTCCTGCCGCGAAAGTTCCCCCTTTGACGAGGGGGAATTGCATCGTGGGGCCGGCAGTGACCCTTCGCTATTTGCCGGAGAGAAAGGCGCATCAGGAAGGGAGGCGCTTGGCTCATCAATTCGTATTTTCGCATTCCGCACAAGGGGATGTCATAGTGATTGAAGGCGATCGGGATGCACAATATTCAGTGCTCGGCGGGCTTGCGGCGTCCCACGCCAAAAAAGCAAAATTGGCTGGTATCCTCGTGGACGGTGCGATCCGTGATGTTGATCAAATCATCGCCATGAAATTGCCTGTATGGTCGCGGGGGATTTCCTGCATGACCGGGCAAGGAAGGTTGGAAGGATTCAGCGTCAATCAACCGATTTCGTTTTGCGGCGTTCAAGTCTGTCCCGGAGATTTCGTGATCGCCGATGACAGCGGCATTTGTTTTGTTCCGATTGAGCTTGCGGATGTAGTGCGTCGGCGTGTTCTGACTATTTATGAAGAAGAAGTCACTATGGTACTGGAGTGA
- a CDS encoding quinone oxidoreductase: MKAVVVSSYGGPEVLNYEEVAMPTPKADQVLIRVGGAAVNFADLKARYGNYHRGKQPPYIPGVDVAGTVEAVGSKVTAFREGQRVIAFPTTTGSYAEFTVANENLTFALPDGVPFDAAAACPIVAFTSYHLLSQVGRVQPGESVLIHAASGGVGTTAIQIAKILGARLVIGTVGSEEKKETAKLAGADIVINYREEDFVERVREVTNGTGADVILDSVAGDTGEKSLHCLAMYGRLVNFGNASGKPAQYQTDDLYPTCRAILGFSLGTTRKQRPELLRPTAEKVLTWIKDGRLKMMIGRKYALSDAKAAHKWMESRKNTGKVILVP; this comes from the coding sequence ATGAAAGCTGTTGTCGTTTCATCATACGGCGGACCGGAAGTACTTAATTATGAAGAAGTGGCGATGCCGACTCCGAAAGCCGATCAAGTGCTCATACGCGTTGGCGGGGCGGCTGTTAATTTTGCCGATCTTAAGGCGCGTTACGGCAATTACCATCGCGGGAAACAACCGCCTTACATTCCTGGAGTCGATGTTGCCGGAACGGTAGAGGCGGTCGGCAGCAAGGTAACGGCATTTCGGGAAGGCCAACGTGTGATTGCTTTTCCGACAACGACCGGGTCTTATGCTGAATTTACGGTGGCGAATGAAAATTTAACATTTGCTTTGCCTGATGGTGTGCCGTTTGATGCCGCAGCGGCTTGTCCGATCGTTGCGTTCACTTCTTACCATTTGCTTTCGCAAGTCGGCCGGGTACAGCCAGGCGAATCGGTTCTCATTCATGCGGCATCCGGCGGTGTGGGAACAACAGCCATTCAAATCGCCAAAATTCTCGGTGCACGACTTGTGATCGGTACAGTCGGAAGCGAGGAAAAGAAAGAAACGGCGAAACTTGCCGGAGCAGATATTGTGATCAATTACCGAGAAGAGGACTTTGTTGAACGCGTTCGAGAAGTTACAAATGGTACCGGAGCAGACGTCATTTTAGATTCAGTGGCTGGGGACACCGGAGAGAAAAGTTTGCATTGCCTGGCGATGTACGGCAGACTTGTGAACTTTGGAAATGCTTCAGGCAAACCTGCGCAATATCAGACAGATGACTTATATCCCACCTGTCGTGCGATCCTTGGATTTAGTCTAGGCACGACACGGAAACAGCGGCCGGAGTTGTTGCGGCCGACAGCTGAAAAAGTTTTGACATGGATCAAAGACGGCCGTTTAAAAATGATGATCGGTCGAAAATATGCGTTGTCGGATGCGAAGGCTGCTCATAAATGGATGGAAAGCCGCAAGAACACCGGCAAAGTAATACTCGTTCCGTAA
- a CDS encoding DASS family sodium-coupled anion symporter, whose protein sequence is MSDIARQTKKNKETINIGKAVFYQKSLFGIFGSMAVFAAVLFCLPESFHGAPAKMLAIVAGAVMLWITEAISIELTAVMTLVAMLLLQPVPTDVVYSGFSSSAIFLIIGGMMMARAVNETRLAKRITYFILARWGGNAKGLLASILIIPQVQAFFIPAVAVRTTLLLPITMNVLDTIGAKQNSRLRKLILLGVAFGSTVSGTAVMTAAISNILTVEMLEDFAHIEISYFQWFLYALPLWLIMIPGIWIVLLKCFPLEKREQSFPQVKAEIQQRLKAFGSLDASEIKCLIVLGLIVSLWMTEPLHGLDPSIPALIGLTLMTLPGIGCAKWSNAVKINFNTILILGTTLSMGYAFNASGAAHKIGEVLAGNDWVLTVMHNPVAAVIVVIIATQLIHLIMSNVSTAVVTLIPVYLGLAATAGVDPLYLCFAAALTCLHGYILVVESMPNIMIHGTGQISQRAFFIPGLFATLLMMAVTVVIALTWWKWLGLVSF, encoded by the coding sequence ATGAGTGATATTGCCCGACAGACAAAAAAGAACAAGGAAACAATCAACATCGGGAAGGCTGTTTTTTATCAGAAGTCCTTATTCGGTATCTTTGGATCGATGGCGGTGTTTGCCGCGGTGCTCTTTTGTTTGCCTGAATCGTTTCACGGCGCACCCGCCAAAATGCTTGCGATTGTCGCTGGTGCCGTCATGTTATGGATTACCGAAGCCATTTCGATTGAGTTGACAGCCGTTATGACGCTGGTTGCCATGCTATTGTTGCAACCGGTCCCCACGGATGTCGTCTACAGTGGATTTTCGTCATCGGCAATCTTTCTAATCATCGGCGGCATGATGATGGCGAGAGCTGTGAACGAAACGAGACTCGCAAAACGAATCACCTACTTTATTTTGGCGAGATGGGGAGGGAACGCGAAAGGTTTGCTGGCGAGCATCTTGATCATTCCGCAAGTGCAAGCTTTTTTTATACCGGCCGTTGCCGTGCGAACCACCCTTTTATTGCCAATCACAATGAACGTCCTTGATACGATCGGCGCAAAGCAAAACAGTCGATTAAGAAAGTTAATCTTACTTGGGGTTGCATTTGGAAGCACTGTGAGCGGTACGGCGGTAATGACTGCAGCAATCAGCAATATTTTGACGGTTGAAATGCTCGAAGACTTTGCTCACATCGAAATCAGTTACTTTCAATGGTTTTTATATGCGTTGCCGTTATGGTTAATCATGATTCCGGGTATTTGGATCGTACTTTTAAAATGTTTTCCTTTGGAGAAGCGCGAACAATCTTTCCCACAAGTAAAAGCTGAAATCCAACAGAGATTGAAAGCGTTCGGTTCTTTGGATGCTTCTGAGATTAAATGTCTTATCGTTCTCGGACTGATCGTTTCTCTATGGATGACGGAACCGCTTCACGGCCTGGATCCGAGCATTCCTGCCTTAATCGGTTTGACATTGATGACTTTGCCGGGTATCGGATGTGCCAAATGGTCGAATGCTGTCAAAATTAATTTCAATACGATCCTCATCCTCGGTACAACGCTCTCTATGGGATATGCTTTTAACGCGTCAGGTGCGGCGCATAAAATCGGGGAGGTGCTCGCGGGAAACGATTGGGTGCTGACTGTCATGCATAACCCGGTTGCGGCCGTGATCGTCGTTATTATTGCAACGCAATTGATTCATTTAATTATGTCCAATGTATCAACGGCCGTCGTCACGTTGATTCCGGTTTATCTCGGTTTGGCAGCGACTGCCGGCGTCGATCCGCTTTATTTATGTTTTGCCGCTGCATTAACGTGTTTGCATGGGTATATCCTTGTTGTAGAATCGATGCCGAATATTATGATTCACGGAACGGGACAAATTTCCCAACGTGCTTTTTTCATTCCCGGACTTTTTGCAACTTTGTTAATGATGGCAGTCACGGTCGTCATTGCATTGACCTGGTGGAAATGGCTTGGCCTTGTTTCCTTTTGA
- a CDS encoding GntR family transcriptional regulator yields the protein MYGKLQAATGPTLLRANLRETLKAFIFQGSYEPGDRIYEAKIAKEFNVSRSPVREAVRALVKEGLLVVNDKSQLEVYRPTLTDVEDIYQCRAFLESLAVQLTAERAPDHQLEQLEQLLKKTEEMFENPFVDKNEWVSSNEAFHDHIIAFSMNERLQKLLGELRSLTHFYRVINFEGENRKETIFAEHKEIFRYLKQRDGQTASRLMQEHTAHDLSHLKQLLSKKGE from the coding sequence ATATATGGGAAACTTCAAGCTGCAACGGGTCCAACCTTATTACGAGCAAATTTACGAGAGACCTTGAAGGCGTTTATCTTCCAAGGTTCGTATGAACCGGGGGATCGCATTTATGAAGCGAAAATCGCCAAGGAGTTCAATGTAAGCAGAAGTCCTGTGCGGGAAGCGGTACGCGCGCTTGTCAAAGAAGGGTTGCTCGTTGTTAATGATAAGTCGCAGTTGGAAGTGTACCGGCCGACATTGACTGATGTCGAAGACATCTATCAATGCCGCGCATTTTTGGAATCTCTCGCGGTCCAGTTGACCGCCGAAAGAGCGCCGGATCATCAGCTCGAACAACTTGAACAATTGCTGAAAAAGACGGAGGAAATGTTTGAGAATCCGTTCGTTGATAAAAACGAATGGGTTTCCTCGAATGAAGCCTTTCATGATCATATTATCGCATTCAGCATGAATGAGCGTCTGCAAAAATTGCTCGGCGAATTGCGTTCTTTGACGCATTTTTACCGGGTGATCAATTTTGAAGGCGAAAATCGAAAAGAAACGATCTTTGCCGAGCATAAGGAGATTTTCCGCTATTTGAAACAGCGCGACGGGCAAACCGCCTCGCGGCTTATGCAAGAACATACGGCACACGATCTTTCTCATTTAAAACAACTATTAAGCAAAAAAGGAGAATGA
- a CDS encoding DUF4387 domain-containing protein, producing MKLYELTKLIRAKNAGPFFLTIDVVFSDRKAFEHVKQTGILDESLIASLYHLNESDVQCFECDEAMALKFSFPRPVSSGDFMDPDVFGGQQHAPLVNLDIPG from the coding sequence ATGAAGCTGTACGAATTGACGAAGTTGATACGCGCGAAAAACGCGGGGCCGTTTTTTTTAACGATTGATGTGGTATTTTCCGACCGAAAGGCTTTTGAACATGTAAAACAAACCGGAATTTTGGATGAATCGCTCATCGCGAGTCTTTATCACCTCAACGAATCAGACGTGCAATGTTTCGAATGTGACGAAGCCATGGCCCTTAAATTTTCGTTTCCGCGACCCGTTTCTTCAGGTGATTTTATGGATCCAGACGTTTTTGGCGGACAGCAGCATGCCCCGCTTGTAAATCTCGACATCCCGGGGTAA
- a CDS encoding acyclic terpene utilization AtuA family protein: MKEVKVLAATGLLGTGFLEASFERAMKLKPDVIGCDAGSTDPGPYYLGAGIPMSSREAVKRDLRIMISGGIKYGIPVLVGSAGTAGGRPHVDWTVEIVEEIATEDDLHFKLAVIQSEIEKETFADYWKNGKVKDLQPAPEITEKSIDSLERIVGLMGPEPYIHALKEGAQVVIAGRSSDISIYTAVPIMKGIGEGPAWHAAKVLECGTGSVEHRLYPDCLMAWVREDSFRVEPMSPEMRCTPVSVVSHTLYENSNPFQLVEPSGVLDTSASTYHEDGDRGVRVKNSKFHHAQAYTVRVEGVEKAGYRQIAVGGIRDPIVLKQLDSFLYGVEASIKKKVKASLGLDSSRYQLHFRIYGKSGSMGVLEPIARLEGHEAGIVMEVLAETEELAHSIMAIVWHTALHHPVKEWSGLASQIAFPYSPPNIALGVCYRFSLNHVIELDDPLELVSFTYRMT; this comes from the coding sequence TTGAAGGAAGTCAAAGTTCTTGCGGCAACAGGGTTGTTGGGGACGGGGTTTTTGGAAGCGTCTTTTGAGCGAGCGATGAAATTAAAGCCTGACGTTATCGGCTGTGATGCGGGATCGACGGATCCAGGTCCGTATTATTTGGGTGCCGGAATCCCGATGTCGTCGAGAGAAGCGGTGAAACGAGATTTGCGCATCATGATTAGCGGAGGCATCAAGTACGGGATTCCTGTTTTGGTCGGTTCTGCCGGAACCGCCGGCGGACGTCCTCATGTCGATTGGACCGTTGAAATCGTTGAAGAAATCGCGACAGAGGATGATCTTCATTTTAAATTGGCGGTCATTCAGTCGGAAATTGAGAAGGAAACGTTTGCTGATTATTGGAAGAATGGAAAAGTGAAGGATTTGCAACCGGCGCCTGAAATCACTGAAAAATCCATCGATTCATTGGAACGCATTGTTGGTTTAATGGGTCCCGAGCCTTATATTCACGCTTTGAAGGAAGGGGCACAGGTGGTGATCGCGGGACGTTCGAGCGACATCTCGATTTATACGGCGGTTCCGATCATGAAAGGCATTGGTGAAGGACCGGCTTGGCATGCAGCGAAAGTTTTGGAGTGCGGCACAGGCAGTGTCGAGCATCGCTTGTATCCGGATTGTTTAATGGCATGGGTCAGGGAAGATTCGTTTCGCGTCGAACCAATGAGCCCGGAAATGCGTTGCACGCCGGTAAGTGTTGTCTCGCATACGCTGTATGAAAACAGCAACCCGTTTCAATTAGTCGAACCGTCCGGCGTTTTGGATACGTCGGCTTCGACTTATCATGAAGATGGAGATCGCGGAGTAAGGGTGAAAAACAGCAAGTTCCATCATGCTCAAGCGTACACGGTTCGTGTTGAAGGCGTTGAAAAAGCCGGATATCGCCAAATCGCCGTCGGTGGCATTCGGGATCCTATTGTATTAAAGCAATTGGATTCTTTTTTATATGGTGTGGAGGCAAGCATCAAAAAGAAAGTCAAGGCGAGTCTCGGGCTCGATTCATCTCGGTATCAATTGCATTTTCGTATTTATGGAAAATCGGGTTCGATGGGCGTACTTGAGCCAATCGCGCGATTGGAAGGGCATGAAGCAGGCATCGTAATGGAGGTACTGGCGGAAACCGAGGAACTGGCACATTCCATTATGGCGATTGTGTGGCATACGGCTCTCCATCACCCCGTCAAGGAATGGTCGGGATTGGCAAGTCAGATTGCTTTTCCTTATTCGCCGCCGAACATTGCGTTAGGGGTTTGCTATCGGTTTAGCTTGAATCATGTCATTGAACTGGATGATCCATTGGAACTCGTGTCGTTTACTTATCGGATGACATAA
- a CDS encoding HD domain-containing protein has product MNSKADAVRDSFPQLANIKNKEWVEKIIKIWVEVWDKSAWDGLHDCPYNSLAPEISLVEHVNQVVDGAVDLANQGKKFVGTKIDMDVLLAAGILHDVCKLVEYEPDSDGKAHKSDLGKRYQHGFYGAFKAEAEGFPMAVVQIIINHTISSNEIPNTPEALCIYYSDMCAADLARLDANAPLLVESHK; this is encoded by the coding sequence ATGAATTCAAAAGCGGATGCCGTAAGAGACAGTTTCCCGCAATTAGCAAACATCAAGAATAAAGAATGGGTAGAAAAAATCATCAAAATTTGGGTGGAGGTTTGGGATAAAAGCGCTTGGGACGGCCTTCACGATTGTCCTTATAATTCTTTGGCACCGGAAATCAGCTTAGTCGAGCATGTCAATCAAGTCGTTGATGGGGCGGTTGATCTTGCTAATCAAGGGAAAAAATTTGTAGGCACTAAAATAGACATGGACGTGTTGCTCGCAGCGGGAATTCTTCATGACGTTTGTAAATTGGTTGAATATGAACCCGATTCGGACGGTAAAGCACACAAAAGCGATCTAGGCAAACGTTATCAGCACGGATTTTACGGAGCCTTTAAAGCTGAGGCTGAGGGCTTTCCGATGGCTGTCGTTCAAATTATTATTAATCACACCATCTCTTCGAATGAAATTCCGAATACGCCGGAAGCGCTTTGTATTTATTATTCAGACATGTGTGCGGCCGATTTGGCACGCCTGGATGCGAATGCGCCTTTGTTGGTCGAGTCTCACAAATGA
- a CDS encoding SDR family oxidoreductase: protein MKFEELRHKVVVVTGAGSGIGQSIALGFASQGATVAVTDLSKESAESTRAMIDEAEGGTAFALACDVSDESSVEKMVAETLQTAGHIDILVNSAGIVCKKTPTVEVSEADWELILSVNLKGTFLCSKHAGKVFIENRNGTIINIGSISAKIPRWRMAPYSASKAAVVQLTRVMAIEMAEYGVRVNTICPGGTVTPLMQTSMERDGKSSLDYRIHGDRHFFRAGIPLRRMAQPDDHVGAALFLASDAAKHITGQSLYIDGGESII from the coding sequence ATGAAATTCGAGGAGTTGCGTCATAAGGTGGTCGTCGTAACTGGAGCCGGAAGTGGAATTGGACAGTCGATCGCGTTAGGATTTGCCTCCCAAGGGGCAACGGTCGCGGTTACCGATCTTTCCAAGGAAAGCGCGGAATCCACGAGGGCGATGATTGATGAGGCGGAAGGCGGAACGGCTTTTGCACTCGCCTGCGATGTCAGTGATGAATCTTCCGTCGAAAAAATGGTTGCTGAAACGCTGCAAACGGCGGGACACATTGATATCTTGGTGAACAGTGCAGGTATCGTCTGTAAGAAAACGCCGACCGTTGAGGTCAGTGAAGCTGATTGGGAGTTGATTTTGTCCGTAAATTTGAAGGGAACGTTCCTATGCTCGAAGCATGCGGGCAAAGTTTTCATTGAAAATCGAAACGGAACGATCATTAATATCGGATCGATTTCGGCGAAAATTCCGAGGTGGCGGATGGCACCTTACAGTGCTTCTAAAGCGGCGGTCGTACAATTGACGCGAGTGATGGCGATTGAGATGGCCGAGTATGGCGTTCGTGTAAATACGATTTGTCCAGGAGGAACGGTCACGCCGCTCATGCAAACGTCGATGGAGCGGGACGGCAAAAGTTCTTTGGATTATCGCATCCACGGAGATCGACATTTTTTTCGGGCGGGCATTCCGCTGCGGCGTATGGCTCAACCTGACGACCATGTTGGGGCAGCGTTGTTTTTGGCATCAGATGCTGCTAAGCATATAACCGGGCAATCCTTGTATATTGACGGCGGTGAATCTATTATTTAA
- a CDS encoding GntR family transcriptional regulator, which translates to MEKVEQTPARERIAAILREEILSGNLAPGQKLVETELCEDLGISRTPLREAIRMLEAEGMVESIPNRGSRVAEITIEDIQDIYEIRKCLEGLAAQKAASKMSPEVLAKLSSIHEKLSSVLRMGNWNEADLLNREFHSTIYRLGSNVRLIALIEQINQIGRFIRISAFSIPGRAEEVIKEHEAILSALKEGNSNKVGTLVEYNLQAGENVLLRRLKQEKH; encoded by the coding sequence ATGGAAAAAGTTGAACAAACCCCGGCAAGAGAGCGGATTGCTGCTATTTTGAGAGAAGAAATCTTGTCCGGCAATCTAGCACCCGGACAAAAATTAGTAGAAACCGAGTTATGTGAAGACCTTGGCATTAGCCGAACGCCGTTGCGTGAGGCGATTCGTATGTTGGAAGCGGAAGGTATGGTAGAAAGCATCCCGAACAGGGGGTCACGAGTCGCTGAGATTACGATCGAAGACATTCAGGATATATACGAGATTCGGAAATGTCTTGAAGGGTTGGCTGCCCAAAAAGCTGCCTCGAAAATGAGTCCGGAAGTATTGGCGAAGTTAAGCAGCATCCATGAGAAACTTTCCAGCGTGTTACGAATGGGAAATTGGAACGAAGCGGATTTATTGAACAGGGAATTCCACTCGACGATTTATCGTCTCGGTTCAAATGTACGATTGATCGCTTTGATTGAACAAATTAATCAAATCGGGAGGTTCATTCGAATTTCCGCCTTTTCGATTCCCGGTCGTGCCGAAGAAGTCATTAAAGAACATGAAGCAATATTAAGCGCATTGAAGGAAGGCAACTCAAATAAGGTCGGAACATTGGTTGAGTACAATCTACAGGCGGGAGAAAACGTATTGTTAAGGCGGTTAAAGCAAGAAAAGCATTAA
- a CDS encoding isocitrate/isopropylmalate dehydrogenase family protein, which produces MKSVEIAVLEGDGIGPDIVQATMRVLEKACAKQGVRTDFSMLPSGLSALESHGSTLPQETLDKLPDYSGWILGPVTHHTYPINDKRFINPSGYLRKNYELFANIRPSRAFPGVKTKFPEVDLVVVRENTEGMYADRNVLDGNGEFRPTEDTVVSVRVVTRKASLRVARQAFELARSRRGKVTAVHKANVLRRGCGLFLECCKEVAKEYPDIELNDFHVDAFAMMLVMYPERFDVIVTTNLFGDVLSDEAAGLVGGLGLAPGLNAGIEHAMGQATHGSAPDIAELHIANPVAEILSGKLLLDWLAAHLSMPELFEAAKDVERGVAETLKNGKGLTPDLGGTAHTDEMTDVILSEMG; this is translated from the coding sequence ATGAAATCTGTTGAAATCGCAGTTCTTGAAGGCGACGGCATCGGTCCGGACATCGTACAGGCAACGATGCGCGTATTGGAAAAGGCGTGCGCGAAACAAGGGGTACGAACGGATTTTTCCATGCTTCCATCCGGCTTGTCGGCCTTGGAAAGCCACGGAAGCACGCTTCCACAAGAAACGTTGGACAAACTGCCCGATTATTCGGGTTGGATCTTGGGACCTGTAACCCATCATACGTATCCGATCAACGATAAACGTTTCATTAATCCGAGCGGGTATTTGCGCAAGAACTATGAGTTATTCGCGAACATTCGCCCGAGCCGCGCTTTTCCCGGTGTGAAAACGAAATTTCCGGAAGTCGATTTGGTTGTTGTGCGGGAGAATACTGAAGGGATGTATGCCGATCGAAATGTGTTGGACGGAAACGGCGAGTTTCGTCCGACAGAGGATACGGTCGTTTCCGTAAGAGTCGTCACGCGAAAAGCATCCTTGAGAGTGGCGCGCCAAGCGTTTGAATTGGCGAGAAGCCGCCGAGGAAAAGTAACCGCCGTTCATAAAGCGAATGTGCTGCGGCGCGGATGCGGCCTTTTCTTGGAGTGCTGCAAGGAAGTCGCAAAGGAGTATCCGGATATTGAGTTAAACGATTTTCATGTCGATGCGTTCGCCATGATGCTTGTCATGTATCCCGAAAGGTTTGACGTTATTGTGACGACTAATCTTTTCGGGGATGTGCTCTCGGATGAAGCCGCAGGCTTGGTCGGCGGACTCGGGTTGGCCCCGGGATTGAACGCGGGAATTGAACATGCGATGGGACAAGCGACGCATGGATCTGCCCCGGACATTGCTGAACTTCACATCGCGAATCCAGTGGCGGAAATTTTATCAGGTAAATTACTGTTGGATTGGCTTGCTGCTCACCTGTCGATGCCTGAACTGTTCGAAGCGGCGAAGGACGTCGAACGAGGGGTCGCCGAAACATTGAAGAACGGAAAAGGATTGACTCCTGATTTGGGTGGCACAGCGCATACGGATGAAATGACCGATGTGATCTTGTCTGAGATGGGATGA